In the genome of Planctomyces sp. SH-PL62, the window GAGCATCCGGCTGGTCAGGCAGGCGACCACGCCGATCGAGCCGCCGAGCTCGACCGTCGGCCGGGTCGGGTCCAGATAGGCCGTCGTCAGCCGCACCTCGTCGGCCTCGTGGATCTCCTTGCGCAGGTAATGCTTCTGGTTAGGCGTGATCAGCGGGTTGTCCACGGCGAACGTCAGGCCGTAGGCCCGGATGCGATCGCCCATGAGCGAGAAATACTTCCGCCGATACCACTGCCGGGCCACGTAGAGTCGACCGTCGAGGACCCCTCGGATCCCCTTGCGTCTCAGGCTCCGCGCCCAGCGGACGGGGAGGAAGGCCGAGCCCTTCGCCGAGACGTCCGCCCCGGGAACCTGCGCGAAATCGGCGATCGCCATACACTCTCCCGCCAAATTATACTGCAACGCCACACATCTGGAAATCTCCGATGCTTACGCGGTCGCAGTGTAAAGTGGGCGGGGGGGGGGATTCAATCGGCGGGCGTCGGGTGTTGATTCGGCGAAACATTCAGGAGCTTTTCGACGAGGATCAACTGGACCATCGTCGACTCGATTTCGGCCATCCCGCCGAGATAGGGGGCGTTGGGGATGGCGACGGGAGAGGCCGTGAGGTCGTCGGGATCGACGGAGGCGAGGTCGTCGACGTTCTCGGCGATCAGGCCCAGGAGGGAGCGCCGGGGGGGGCCGGCGACCGCGGCGGGGGCGGGTTCCGGGGCTTCGGCGTCGCGTCGCCGCCGCGGCGAGGGGGCCGCGCGGTCGACGAGGATGATGCGGGTGCCGAGGCGGTCGGGCGCCGGCTCCGCTCCCAGGAGGAGCCCCAGGTCGAGGACCGTGACGACCTCGCCCCGGTATTCGAGCACGCCCGCCAGGTGGGCCGGCGCGTGCGGCAACGCGCGGAGCCGCACCCGAGGGACCACCTCCACGACCCGCGAGGCGTCCACCGCGTAGCGCTGACCGGCGGCCTGGAACGTGAGCAGGAGCATGGGGCGGCCTCGGATCGGGTCGGGTCGGGTCAGGAAGGCCGCGCGGGGGGCAGGGCGCAGACGTCGATGTTCCCGACGGTGAACCGGGAGACCTCTTCCTTCAGGCCGCCGACGGCTTCGCGGAGGTGGTCGGTGGCGCCGTTGAACTCGCGGAGCGAGGTCGTGGTCTGGCCGGCGACCTCGCTCAGCCGGAGCATGGCCTCGCGGATCTGGTCGGCGCCCTGGGACTGGACCCGCATCCCCTCGGTCACCTGCTCGAACCGCTCGTCGAGGCCCTGGACGCCGGCGATGATCGCGCCCAATTGGCCGCCGAGCTGCTGGACCTCGGAGACCACGGCGCGGACCTGTTCGCTGAACTTGTCCATCTCCATGACGCCGGCCGAGACGCTGTATTGCATCTCCTTGACCATGCGCTCGATGTCGAGCGTGGCGACGGCCGTCTGGTCGGCCAGGCGGCGGATCTCGCGGGCGACCACCAGGAAGCCCAGGCCGTACTCGCCCGCCTTCTCGGCCTCGATGGCCGCGTTGATCGACAGCAGGTTGGTCTGGTCGGCCACCTTGGTGATCGTGGTCACGACCATATTGATGTTGGCCGCCCGCTCGCTGATCACCGAGAGCTTGGACCCGATCGAGCCGGTCGACTCGGCGAGCTGGCGCATGGTCCGGTCCATGCTCGTGAGGCCTTCCCGGCCGGTCGCCGCCTGCTGCGCCGCGTCGCGGACCACCACGTTGACCTCGGTCATGGTCCGGAGCAGCTCCTGGCTGGTGGCCGAGATCTGATTGACGGCGGCGGCGGCCTCGTTGGTGGAGGCGCCGTACTCGTAGACCGCCTGCTCCTGCTGCCGGGAGGTCGCGGCGATCTCGGTGGCGGTGGAGAGGAGCGAGATGCTCGACTTCTGGATCCGGCCGATCAGCGAGCGGAGGTCGTGGTTCATCTTGCGGATCGCGACCAGGAGTAGACCGACCTCGCCCGGCGCCCGTTCCTGGCAGGTGGCGGTCAGGTCGCCGGCGGCCACCCGGTCGGCCAGCAGGGCCGCCTGGCGGATCGGCCGGGTGATCGACCTCGCCATGCTCCAGGCGGCCAGG includes:
- a CDS encoding chemotaxis protein CheW encodes the protein MLLLTFQAAGQRYAVDASRVVEVVPRVRLRALPHAPAHLAGVLEYRGEVVTVLDLGLLLGAEPAPDRLGTRIILVDRAAPSPRRRRDAEAPEPAPAAVAGPPRRSLLGLIAENVDDLASVDPDDLTASPVAIPNAPYLGGMAEIESTMVQLILVEKLLNVSPNQHPTPAD
- a CDS encoding methyl-accepting chemotaxis protein codes for the protein MMNTIRTMSSRLGITARLMAGFLAISLIPCIALTFISNRLATRSLEAGLRNQLRSISASKALELNSFIRERRGNLTVLTQIGTVQSAVAELIRLRDAGDAPAAAEVSRRIGPAMRLFCDTYGYENILLFDRDGRLLDRLDDRLEIGEGLLSGPLRDSELAEVFRRARTLLQGVVSDFQPYSGLAEPALFLAQPVLKDGVFIGVAALQVGNRDLYRLFQDYNGLGETGETLVGMLKGGQVTFVAPLRHDPDAAFRRRVPMGSGLTQAVQLAVLGNHGYGRVIDYRGEPAMAAWSYIPSFRWGLNVKQDHAEAFAMIDRQRWAVGTLLATTTALVVLAAWSMARSITRPIRQAALLADRVAAGDLTATCQERAPGEVGLLLVAIRKMNHDLRSLIGRIQKSSISLLSTATEIAATSRQQEQAVYEYGASTNEAAAAVNQISATSQELLRTMTEVNVVVRDAAQQAATGREGLTSMDRTMRQLAESTGSIGSKLSVISERAANINMVVTTITKVADQTNLLSINAAIEAEKAGEYGLGFLVVAREIRRLADQTAVATLDIERMVKEMQYSVSAGVMEMDKFSEQVRAVVSEVQQLGGQLGAIIAGVQGLDERFEQVTEGMRVQSQGADQIREAMLRLSEVAGQTTTSLREFNGATDHLREAVGGLKEEVSRFTVGNIDVCALPPARPS